The following proteins are encoded in a genomic region of Mycolicibacterium confluentis:
- a CDS encoding thioesterase II family protein encodes MTTGVDFPSWIKQFPGTAPGATVIFPHAGGAAAAYRGFAKVLSDNETPAIIVQYPQRADRLTHPAVGTVGEIAEQLFGAGDWSGAAPLTLFGHCMGAVVAFEFARIAEARGVEVRALWASAGQAPSTVTEGFPLPSTDAEVLADMIDLGGTNPVLLEDEDFAELLMRAVKADYRALSTYSCAPDVTIRADIHALGGSADHRTRREWLDRWESHTTGRFTCEFFDGGHFYLNDHLNAVAQLVGRT; translated from the coding sequence ATGACCACCGGTGTGGACTTCCCGTCCTGGATCAAACAGTTCCCCGGCACCGCACCGGGTGCGACCGTGATCTTCCCGCACGCGGGAGGTGCGGCCGCTGCCTACCGTGGATTCGCTAAGGTTCTGTCGGACAACGAAACTCCCGCGATCATCGTGCAGTACCCGCAGCGCGCCGACCGGCTCACGCACCCCGCGGTCGGCACCGTCGGGGAGATCGCGGAACAGCTGTTCGGCGCCGGTGACTGGTCCGGTGCCGCGCCGCTGACCCTGTTCGGGCACTGCATGGGTGCGGTCGTGGCGTTCGAATTCGCACGCATCGCCGAGGCCCGCGGCGTCGAAGTCCGTGCGCTGTGGGCGTCGGCCGGGCAGGCCCCGTCGACCGTCACCGAGGGATTCCCACTGCCGAGCACCGACGCCGAGGTGCTCGCCGACATGATCGACCTCGGCGGCACGAATCCCGTCCTGCTCGAGGACGAGGATTTCGCCGAACTGCTGATGCGCGCCGTCAAGGCGGACTACCGCGCGCTGAGCACCTATTCCTGTGCCCCGGACGTCACGATCCGCGCCGACATCCACGCCCTCGGCGGCAGTGCGGATCACCGCACCAGGAGGGAGTGGCTGGACCGCTGGGAATCCCACACCACGGGCCGCTTCACCTGTGAATTCTTCGACGGCGGGCACTTCTACCTCAACGACCACCTGAACGCGGTGGCTCAACTGGTGGGCAGAACATGA
- a CDS encoding beta-ketoacyl [acyl carrier protein] synthase domain-containing protein, with protein sequence MTDPVVIVGMALETPGDVDTPEAFWTLLTEQREALGPFPTDRGWSLNELFEGSRREGFTQIHNLGGFLSSAAEFDPEFFGISPREAVAMDPQQRVALRLAWRAVENSGINPDDLAGHDVGCYVGASTLEYGPPMAEFSHHSGHLITGTSLGVISGRIAYLLDFAGPAVTVDTSCSSALAAFHTAVAALHSGDCDLALAGGVTVMGSPGYFVEFSKQHALSDDGHCRPYSAHASGTVWAEGAAMFLLQKRSRALADGRPILAEVTASVLNSDGRTTGLTAPSQAAQVRLFRRALDRAGLAPEQVDVIEGHGTGTRLGDRTELRSLAATYGAAAPGTGAVLGSVKSNLGHTQAAAGALGLAKVLVASAHGSIPPTLHVDDPSTEIDWESQGLRLADKLRPWPATNGRRTAAVSAFGMSGTNTHLLVSMPEQEAS encoded by the coding sequence ATGACCGACCCCGTGGTGATCGTGGGCATGGCGCTGGAGACACCCGGCGATGTCGACACCCCGGAGGCCTTCTGGACCCTGCTGACCGAACAGCGCGAGGCCCTGGGCCCGTTCCCCACCGACCGCGGATGGTCACTGAACGAACTCTTCGAGGGTTCGCGTCGGGAGGGGTTCACCCAGATCCACAATCTCGGTGGATTCCTCTCCAGTGCAGCCGAATTCGATCCCGAGTTCTTCGGCATCTCGCCGCGCGAGGCGGTGGCGATGGACCCCCAGCAGCGCGTCGCGCTGCGCCTGGCCTGGCGTGCCGTCGAGAACAGCGGCATCAACCCCGACGACCTCGCCGGTCACGACGTCGGCTGCTACGTCGGCGCATCCACCCTCGAATACGGCCCACCCATGGCCGAGTTCTCGCACCACAGCGGGCATCTGATCACCGGCACCTCGCTGGGCGTGATCTCCGGGCGCATCGCCTACCTGCTCGATTTCGCCGGACCGGCGGTCACGGTCGACACCTCGTGCTCCTCGGCCCTGGCCGCGTTCCACACCGCGGTTGCTGCCCTGCACAGCGGGGACTGCGACCTCGCACTGGCCGGTGGCGTCACCGTGATGGGCTCACCCGGCTACTTCGTCGAGTTCTCCAAGCAGCACGCACTGTCCGACGACGGCCACTGCCGGCCCTACAGCGCACACGCCTCCGGCACCGTGTGGGCCGAGGGTGCGGCGATGTTCCTGCTGCAGAAGCGCTCTCGCGCACTGGCCGACGGCAGGCCCATCCTGGCCGAGGTGACCGCGAGCGTGTTGAACTCCGACGGGCGCACCACCGGACTGACCGCGCCGAGCCAGGCCGCCCAGGTGCGCCTGTTCCGCCGCGCGCTCGACCGGGCAGGACTCGCACCCGAGCAGGTCGACGTCATCGAGGGGCACGGCACCGGCACCCGCCTGGGGGATCGCACCGAACTGCGGTCCCTGGCCGCAACCTACGGCGCCGCGGCGCCCGGCACCGGTGCGGTCCTGGGTTCGGTGAAGTCCAACCTGGGCCACACCCAGGCCGCCGCGGGGGCACTCGGCCTCGCCAAGGTGCTCGTCGCCTCCGCGCACGGCAGCATCCCCCCGACACTGCACGTCGACGACCCCAGCACCGAAATCGACTGGGAGAGTCAGGGGCTGCGCCTCGCCGACAAGCTGCGCCCCTGGCCGGCCACCAACGGCCGCCGCACCGCCGCGGTCTCGGCGTTCGGAATGAGCGGCACCAACACCCATCTCCTCGTGTCGATGCCCGAGCAGGAGGCGTCGTGA
- a CDS encoding (2,3-dihydroxybenzoyl)adenylate synthase: MSTGFDPSAEVERSEIDDLAQGFVACPADRAEVYRQAGYWVGLPLDSILREAAARWPGKCAVVDPRERWTFAELDAAADRIGSALLDLGFHAGDRVLLQLPNSCRFAVALFGLLRAGVVPVMCLPGHRSAELGHFAQVSGAVGLIITDQAGGFDYRQMAAELVREHPRLTRVLVDGEPGDFQRWSDVTDHAGPVAQFSVPDPSLPALLLVSGGTTGLPKLIPRTHDDYRYNAVACAQAYGMTGDDVYLVALPAGHNFPLACPGLLGSMTVGATTIFTDDPSPEAAFALIDKHQVTVTGLVNALAKLWAQACDWEPVLPTSLRVVQVGGSRMMPDEARFIRENLSAGTQQIFGMAEGMLNFTRPGDPIEVVDNVQGRPMSPHDEMKVVDEFGDEVAPGEEGELLVRGPYTLSGYYRADEANARSFSPDGFYRSGDRVRIFTDGPRAGYVEVTGRIKDVIHRGGETVSASDLEEHLNSHPAIADAAAVALPDEYLGEKICAAVVFKGAPITLAELHEFLDDRGVSAHTKPDALAPMRSLPKTAVGKVDKKQILATLAQA; this comes from the coding sequence ATGAGCACCGGTTTTGACCCGAGCGCCGAAGTTGAACGGTCCGAGATTGACGACCTCGCGCAGGGTTTCGTCGCCTGCCCGGCCGATCGTGCCGAGGTTTACCGACAGGCCGGCTATTGGGTGGGTCTGCCGCTGGATTCGATCCTGCGAGAGGCCGCAGCGCGCTGGCCTGGCAAATGCGCCGTCGTGGACCCCCGGGAGAGGTGGACGTTCGCCGAACTGGACGCGGCAGCGGACCGGATCGGATCCGCGCTGCTCGACCTCGGTTTCCACGCCGGCGACCGGGTCCTGCTGCAACTTCCCAACTCGTGCCGGTTCGCGGTCGCCCTGTTCGGTCTGCTGCGCGCGGGTGTGGTGCCGGTGATGTGCCTGCCCGGCCACCGCAGCGCCGAACTGGGGCATTTCGCGCAGGTCAGCGGCGCGGTCGGGTTGATCATCACCGACCAGGCCGGCGGGTTCGACTACCGCCAGATGGCGGCCGAGTTGGTGCGCGAGCATCCGCGCCTGACCCGGGTGCTGGTCGACGGGGAACCCGGGGACTTCCAGCGCTGGTCCGATGTGACCGATCACGCCGGTCCCGTCGCGCAGTTCTCGGTGCCCGATCCCAGCCTTCCCGCGCTGCTCCTCGTGTCCGGTGGGACGACGGGCCTGCCCAAGCTCATCCCCCGCACGCACGACGACTACCGCTACAACGCCGTGGCCTGTGCCCAGGCGTACGGGATGACCGGCGACGACGTCTATCTGGTCGCGCTGCCCGCGGGGCACAACTTCCCGCTGGCCTGCCCGGGCCTGCTGGGCTCGATGACCGTCGGCGCCACAACGATTTTCACCGACGACCCCAGCCCCGAGGCGGCCTTCGCGCTGATCGACAAACATCAGGTCACTGTGACGGGCCTGGTCAACGCGCTGGCCAAGCTGTGGGCGCAGGCCTGCGACTGGGAACCCGTACTGCCGACGTCGCTGCGGGTGGTCCAGGTCGGCGGGTCCCGGATGATGCCTGACGAGGCGCGCTTCATCAGGGAGAACCTGTCCGCGGGCACGCAGCAGATCTTCGGCATGGCCGAGGGCATGTTGAACTTCACCCGCCCCGGCGACCCGATCGAGGTCGTCGACAACGTGCAGGGCAGGCCGATGTCCCCGCACGACGAAATGAAGGTCGTCGACGAATTCGGCGACGAGGTCGCACCCGGCGAAGAGGGTGAACTGCTGGTGCGCGGCCCCTACACACTCAGCGGCTACTACCGCGCCGACGAGGCCAACGCCCGCTCGTTCAGCCCGGACGGCTTCTATCGCAGCGGCGACCGCGTGCGCATCTTCACCGACGGTCCCCGAGCCGGGTACGTCGAGGTCACCGGACGTATCAAGGACGTGATCCATCGTGGCGGTGAGACCGTGTCGGCGTCGGATCTCGAAGAGCACCTGAACTCCCACCCGGCGATCGCCGATGCCGCCGCCGTCGCACTACCCGACGAATACCTGGGCGAGAAAATCTGCGCCGCAGTCGTTTTCAAGGGTGCGCCGATCACGCTGGCCGAACTTCATGAATTCCTCGACGACCGCGGCGTGTCCGCCCACACCAAACCGGACGCGCTGGCCCCGATGAGATCGCTGCCCAAGACCGCGGTCGGCAAGGTGGACAAGAAGCAGATCCTGGCCACATTGGCGCAGGCATGA
- a CDS encoding non-ribosomal peptide synthetase, with protein MGRAATSSLTVQEQVAELLGISPDALDPDADLIASGLDSIRMMSLSGRWRRQGIDINFALLAENPTVAAWTQLVTERSGDSESPQAPEPQDSPEEGDTFPLAPIQHALWLGRNEEQALGGVAPHLYVEFDGEGVDPGQLRVAAAALARRHPMLRVEILPDGTQRITDRTLPVEIVDLRDEDETTVPQRLEEIRDAKSHQILHGEVLQIALTLLPQGRTRLHVDMDMSAADAVSYRNFMADLAVFYRGDDLPDLGYTYREYRAALTASAPVSDEDRRWWAERVPHLPEPPSPPLVPASEQANPRRNTRRWHFFDADVREALFAAAHRRGVTPAMAIAASYAGTLARWSTSAHFLLNLPMFGREPFHPDVEKLVGDFSSSLMLDVDLTAAPTAADRARVLQQSLHASAGHSSYSGLSVLRDLTRHRGLPTLAPFVFTSAIGLGDLFAGDVTDQFGACVWHISQGPQVLLDAQATPYDGGLLINWDVREDAFRPGVADAMFAHHVAELIRLAHDDSAWEALDTSAAPEEQLAVRAALNDTHPGSSEALHDGFFRAAEQQPDAPAVYSGLGDLTYGQLREQVLAVTATLRERGAGRGDTVAVMGPKTAEQIPALLGIHAAGAVYLPIGVDQPADRAQRILAGAGVHSALFCGPRTAAMDDLPVPALTVAEAVEQGRYRAAETAPAVTDPHDVAYVLFTSGSTGEPKGVDVTHDAAMNTVEFINDHFEIGRHDRCLALSTLECDISVLDIFGMLRAGGSIVVVDEDQRRDPDAWARLIRDHDVTVLHWLPGWLEMLVAVNPELPSVRVVPTGGDWVRTEMVRALRAQAPHARIAGLGGATETAIHNTWYEVTDLPAGAAVPLGRPLPNNTCRVVAPDGTDCPDWVPGEFWVGGRGVAAGYRRRPELTAEKFVEQGGVRWYRTGDLARYLPDGTLEFVGRADHRVKISGYRVELGEVEGALNRLPFVDGAVAAVVPAAGDATREQLTALVRVTDPQATPQRLTAAVAGLVPPHMVPDVLEIVETIPFTVGGKIDRRAAADLLVQAAQRRGSEHTATHVAPSTPLERALADIISNLLRVEALSVDDDFFGLGGDSVLATQLVAQIRAWLDTPTVMVADIFAARTVGGLATLLQDREPGSDRLVQVAEVYLEVLEMEHSEVVSALDASVAS; from the coding sequence GTGGGTCGCGCTGCGACGAGCTCGCTGACCGTCCAAGAGCAGGTCGCTGAGCTGCTCGGCATCAGCCCGGACGCGCTGGACCCCGACGCCGACCTCATTGCCTCGGGCCTGGACTCTATCCGGATGATGTCGCTGTCCGGGCGGTGGCGCAGGCAGGGCATCGACATCAACTTCGCCCTACTGGCCGAGAACCCCACGGTCGCGGCCTGGACCCAACTGGTCACCGAGCGGTCCGGCGACTCCGAATCACCCCAGGCCCCGGAGCCCCAGGACAGCCCGGAAGAGGGGGACACCTTCCCCTTGGCCCCGATCCAGCACGCGCTGTGGCTGGGCCGCAATGAGGAGCAGGCGCTCGGCGGGGTGGCCCCGCACCTGTACGTCGAGTTCGACGGCGAGGGCGTCGACCCCGGCCAACTGCGCGTCGCCGCGGCCGCGCTGGCGCGTCGCCACCCGATGCTGCGCGTCGAGATCCTGCCCGACGGCACCCAGCGGATCACCGACCGCACGCTGCCGGTCGAGATCGTCGACCTGCGCGACGAGGACGAGACGACGGTCCCGCAGCGCCTCGAGGAGATCCGCGACGCCAAGTCACACCAGATCCTGCACGGTGAGGTGTTGCAGATCGCCCTGACGCTGCTGCCGCAGGGACGCACGCGCCTGCATGTCGACATGGACATGTCGGCCGCCGACGCCGTGAGCTACCGCAACTTCATGGCCGACCTCGCGGTGTTCTACCGCGGCGACGACCTGCCCGACCTCGGCTACACCTACCGCGAGTACCGGGCCGCGCTGACCGCGTCGGCCCCGGTGTCCGACGAGGACCGGCGGTGGTGGGCCGAACGTGTCCCGCATCTGCCCGAACCGCCGTCGCCACCGCTCGTGCCGGCTTCCGAGCAGGCCAACCCGCGCCGCAACACCCGGCGCTGGCACTTCTTCGACGCCGACGTCCGCGAGGCCCTGTTCGCCGCCGCGCACCGACGCGGTGTCACCCCCGCCATGGCGATCGCCGCGTCCTACGCCGGAACGCTCGCGCGCTGGTCCACGAGTGCGCACTTCCTGCTCAATCTGCCGATGTTCGGCCGCGAACCCTTCCACCCCGATGTCGAGAAGCTCGTCGGCGACTTCAGTTCGTCACTCATGCTCGACGTCGACCTCACCGCGGCGCCCACCGCGGCCGACCGTGCGCGGGTCCTGCAGCAGTCGCTGCACGCCAGCGCGGGGCACTCGAGCTACTCCGGACTGTCGGTGCTGCGCGACCTCACCCGGCACCGCGGCCTGCCCACCCTCGCGCCGTTCGTGTTCACCAGCGCGATCGGCCTGGGTGACCTGTTCGCGGGCGACGTCACCGACCAGTTCGGGGCCTGCGTGTGGCACATCTCGCAGGGGCCCCAGGTTCTACTGGACGCGCAGGCCACCCCGTACGACGGCGGCCTGCTGATCAACTGGGATGTCCGGGAGGATGCGTTCCGGCCCGGCGTCGCCGATGCGATGTTCGCCCACCATGTCGCCGAACTCATCCGGTTGGCCCACGACGATTCCGCGTGGGAGGCCCTCGACACGTCCGCGGCACCCGAAGAGCAGCTTGCGGTGCGTGCGGCCCTCAATGACACCCACCCGGGAAGCTCAGAAGCGTTGCACGACGGATTCTTTCGCGCCGCCGAGCAGCAGCCCGATGCGCCCGCGGTGTACAGCGGCCTCGGTGACCTGACGTACGGGCAACTGCGCGAACAGGTCCTGGCGGTGACGGCCACGCTGCGCGAACGCGGTGCCGGCCGCGGCGACACAGTCGCGGTGATGGGCCCCAAGACCGCCGAGCAGATCCCGGCCCTGCTGGGCATCCACGCCGCCGGTGCGGTGTACCTGCCGATCGGCGTCGACCAACCGGCCGACCGCGCGCAGCGCATCCTCGCCGGTGCGGGCGTGCATTCGGCCCTGTTCTGCGGGCCACGCACGGCTGCGATGGATGACCTGCCGGTGCCCGCGCTGACCGTCGCCGAGGCGGTCGAGCAGGGCCGCTACCGCGCCGCCGAGACCGCACCCGCCGTCACCGACCCGCACGACGTCGCCTACGTGCTGTTCACCTCGGGATCGACGGGGGAGCCCAAGGGCGTCGACGTCACCCACGACGCCGCGATGAACACCGTCGAGTTCATCAACGACCACTTCGAGATCGGGCGCCACGACCGCTGCCTGGCGCTGTCCACGCTGGAATGTGACATCTCGGTGCTGGACATCTTCGGCATGCTGCGCGCCGGCGGATCGATCGTCGTGGTCGACGAGGACCAGCGCCGCGACCCCGATGCGTGGGCACGGCTGATCCGCGACCACGACGTCACGGTGCTGCACTGGCTGCCGGGCTGGCTCGAGATGCTGGTCGCGGTGAACCCCGAGCTGCCCTCGGTGCGGGTGGTGCCCACCGGCGGTGACTGGGTGCGCACCGAGATGGTCCGGGCCCTGCGCGCGCAGGCGCCGCACGCCCGCATCGCCGGACTGGGTGGGGCGACCGAGACCGCCATCCACAACACCTGGTACGAGGTCACCGACCTGCCGGCGGGCGCCGCGGTTCCGCTGGGCCGGCCGTTGCCCAACAACACCTGTCGCGTCGTGGCGCCGGACGGCACCGACTGCCCGGACTGGGTGCCCGGCGAGTTCTGGGTCGGTGGTCGGGGTGTCGCCGCGGGATACCGCCGCCGACCCGAACTCACCGCGGAGAAGTTCGTCGAGCAAGGCGGCGTCCGGTGGTACCGCACGGGCGACCTCGCGCGCTACCTGCCCGACGGGACACTCGAATTCGTCGGCCGTGCCGACCACCGCGTCAAGATCAGCGGGTACCGCGTCGAACTCGGCGAGGTCGAGGGTGCCCTGAACCGGTTGCCATTCGTCGACGGCGCGGTCGCCGCGGTCGTGCCTGCCGCGGGTGATGCGACACGCGAACAGTTGACCGCCCTGGTCCGGGTCACCGACCCGCAGGCGACGCCGCAGCGACTCACCGCCGCGGTGGCCGGATTGGTTCCGCCGCATATGGTTCCGGACGTCCTCGAAATCGTCGAGACCATCCCGTTCACCGTCGGCGGCAAGATCGATCGTCGCGCCGCGGCCGACCTGCTGGTCCAGGCCGCCCAGCGGCGTGGGAGCGAGCACACCGCGACCCACGTGGCGCCTTCGACACCCCTGGAACGTGCGCTGGCCGACATCATCTCGAACCTGCTGCGCGTCGAGGCGCTCAGCGTCGATGACGACTTCTTCGGCCTCGGTGGCGATTCTGTGCTGGCCACGCAGTTGGTGGCGCAGATCCGGGCCTGGCTCGACACCCCGACGGTGATGGTCGCCGACATCTTCGCCGCGCGCACGGTCGGGGGTCTCGCGACACTCCTGCAGGACCGCGAACCCGGCAGCGATCGGCTGGTGCAGGTCGCCGAGGTCTATCTCGAGGTGCTGGAGATGGAACACAGCGAAGTGGTGTCCGCACTCGACGCGTCGGTGGCGTCATGA